A region from the Biomphalaria glabrata chromosome 14, xgBioGlab47.1, whole genome shotgun sequence genome encodes:
- the LOC129922890 gene encoding uncharacterized protein LOC129922890, whose product MDLSLQFISLTSALMLITPDVLGQSAPCSQAGAVFFNGICYRAFSDRALTWNEAQLACKTWGGDLARIDSDRQTYAVVQAWYSLSYWVGMTFIDGTWMWVYDNSTVNGPHQPGFDCQSVNDDYGIFLEDKQCSSKLYYMCMGPSIEIPTTPTNIETSAKTTQLLETPAPIAIEIPMIPTNIETSVKTTQLLEMLAPIAIEIPMIPTNIETSVKTTQLLEIPAPIAIEIPMIPTNIETSVKTTQLLETPAPIAIEIPMIPTNIETSVKTTQLLETPDPIAIEIPMIPTNIETSTNTTSLSKTSSKIQPDYSKSPKDKSKKILEGTKTPNKGKQGAEGQGKQGAEDKGKQGAEDKGKQGADDKGKQGAEDKGKQGAKDKGKQGAEDKGKQGAENKGKQGAENKGKQGVENKGKQGAEDKGKHD is encoded by the exons ATGGATCTGAgtctacaatttatttccctgaCGTCAGCCTTGATGCTGATTACACCTGATGTTTTAGGACAAAGCG CTCCCTGCAGCCAGGCAGGAGctgtatttttcaatggaatctGTTATCGAGCTTTTAGCGACAGGGCACTTACTTGGAATGAAGCACAA ctAGCATGTAAGACCTGGGGTGGAGATTTAGCTAGGATTGATTCAGATAGACAGACTTATGCTGTTGTTCAAGCGTGGTACAG CTTGTCCTACTGGGTTGGTATGACATTCATTGATGGAACATGGATGTGGGTGTATGACAATTCAACAGTAAATGGTCCACATCAACCTGGATTTGATTGTCAATCAGTTAATGATGACTATGGCATCTTTCTGGAAGACAAGCAGTGTTCTAGCAAGTTATATTACATGTGCATGGGTCCCT CCATTGAGATCCCTACAACACCAACTAATATTGAAACAAGCGCAAAGACTACACAACTCTTAGAGACGCCTGCCCCTATAGCCATTGAGATTCCTATGATACCAACTAATATTGAAACTAGCGTAAAGACTACACAACTCTTAGAAATGCTTGCCCCTATAGCCATTGAGATTCCTATGATACCAACTAATATTGAAACTAGCGTAAAGACTACACAACTGTTAGAAATACCTGCCCCTATAGCCATTGAGATTCCTATGATACCAACTAATATTGAAACTAGCGTAAAGACTACACAACTCTTAGAGACGCCTGCCCCTATAGCCATTGAGATTCCTATGATACCAACTAATATTGAAACTAGCGTAAAGACTACACAACTCTTAGAGACGCCTGACCCTATAGCCATTGAGATTCCTATGATACCAACTAATATTGAAACTAGCACAAACACTACATCACTCTCAAAGACGTCTTCTAAAATTCAACCAGACTATTCCAAATCTCCAAAGGATAAAAGCAAGAAGATACTTGAAGGGACTAAAACACcaaacaaaggaaaacaaggtGCCGAAGGTCAAGGAAAACAAGGCGCCGAggacaaaggaaaacaaggCGCCGAggacaaaggaaaacaaggCGCCGATGACAAAGGAAAACAAGGTGCCGAggacaaaggaaaacaaggCGCCAAggacaaaggaaaacaaggCGCCGAggacaaaggaaaacaaggCGCCGagaacaaaggaaaacaaggtGCCGagaacaaaggaaaacaaggcGTCGagaacaaaggaaaacaaggtGCTGAGGACAAAGGAAAACACGACTAA